The stretch of DNA GCGCGTCGATGATCGTCTTGTTCCCGCCGGTCGGGTCGCACACGTAGAAGCGCTTGTTCTCGCGCGGGTCGAACGAGATCGACTGCGCGATCGACAGCGCCTTGCCCGGCTCCGAGTCGCGGTGCGCGGGTGCGTGGTCGTTCGCCTCGATCCCGAAGAGGACGACGCGGCCGATCTCGGTGAACGGCAGCGACTCGACGAAGGCGACCGTGCGCGGGAGGAGCGCGCGCGCGTCGGGCCGGAAGTCCTTCCCGTCGCCGCTGTGTTTGTCCTCCCAGCGATCGTTCTCGAGCAGGTGGTAGCAGACCTTCCACGGGAAATAGACCCCGTAGCGGTACTTCAAATAGAGCATCTGCTCGCGGGAGAGCGGGTGATCGGTCTCGTCGCCGAAGCGGTACTCGCGCGCGCGCTCGGGGTCGAAGCCCTCCGGCGGTACGCCGTAGCTCACGAACGTCACGAGCTCCTCCTGCGAGAAGCCCTCGACGACACGCATGTAGTCTGCATACGGATCGGAGGTGACCCACGGCGCGGTGACGCCCATCCACTTGAGGCTCCCGCCGGTGTACGACGTCTCGAGGCGCGGGAGCGCGCGCATGATCTCGTCGTCGATCGCCGCGAGCGGAGACGGATCGATGAGGGACGAGAGGTCCGCGTACGGACGCCCGAAGATCCCGCAGAGGCGACTCATCGCGCGTGCGCCTCCGCGACCAGACGATCGAACGCGTGCATTCCTTCCTCGACCGACGCGTAGCACACCGGCACGAACGCGCGCGACGACGCGTTCGCTTGCTGGTCCTCGCAGATCGCGCGGTCCTCCGCGTTGATCTCGTCCCACAGCTCGTAGATCGCGGCGTCGTCGGTCGCGGCGGGGTGGAACCAGACGTCGAACGTGATCGCGGTCTCGTCCGCCGCGCGCGGCTCGAGGCGGTAGAGCAAGAGGTAGTCGGGCTGCAGGCTCGTGAGGAGGGAAGGGAAGAGCATCGCGTCGTGGACGCGGCCGCGTGGTCCGACGAGCGGGCGCCCCTCGAGGCGGCCCGTCCGCGACACGGTCTCGGCGTCCTCGATCTCCATCGTGCCGCCGAGCCACCGCCCGCCGCCGAGCCACGTGCGCGCGTCGCGCGTCGGCGTGAGCGCCTCGAGCGCGCGATGCACGCGCGGGAAGTGGTGCGACTCCTGGAAGTTCTCGACGCACAGCTTCCAGTTCGCGCGCGTCGTCCACGCCGTGCGCCGTCCGAGGCGGAGCGGTCCGAGCGCGTCGAGCCACGGCGGCGTCGCGCCCATCTGCTCCGCGAGCGCGGGCGCCTCGTCGCTCAGCGTCACGAACACGAAGCCGCGCCACGTCTCCACGCGGACCGCGCGCATCGCCTCGTTCGCGAGCCCGCTCGTGAACGGCGCGCTCGCGAGGCGGCCGTCGAGCTCGTAGGTCCAGCCGTGGTACGGGCACTCGAAGCGGAGCGTGCGCCCGCACGCCGCGCGGCCCACGATCGAGGCGCCGCGATGGCGGCACACGTCGAAGAACGCGCGGAGGTGGAGGTCGGGCCCGCGCACGACGAGCACCGGCTCGCCCGCGACCGTCACGCGGAGCCACTGCCCCGGAAGCGCGACCTCCTCTTCGCGGCCGGCGCACAGCCACGCGCGCCCGAAGATGGCGCTCTCTTCGAAGCGGAACACGGCGCCGTCGGTGAACGCCTGCGCGGGGAATGGCCGCGCGCGCTCGAGCGGCGCGAGCACCGCCTCGACGTCCGAGCGCGCGAGCGGGGAGGGCATGCGCGAACGATAATCCATTCGTCCCCGCGGGCGAGGTAGGCTCCGAGCGTGAGCCCGCGTCTGCTCTTCGTCCTCGCGTTCGCCGTCGCCGGTTGCGGGAGCGCGCCGCCTCCGCCGCGGCCCGCCGTGACCGAGCGCCGGGTCGAGCCCGAGCCGGTGAAGCCGTCGACGATCGTGACGGAGAAGGAAGAGCCGAAGCCGGAGCCGTGGCGGCCGACCGAGTCGGGCGGCGACGCGCCGGTGCCCTACGTCCGCAACGAGCGGACCTCCCGCCTCGACGCGCTCCTCCCGAAGGGCCGCGGGAAGGAGGTATGGCGCACGCCGCTCGCGCTCGCCGACGCGCCGGCCGTGCGCGCGACGTTCGTGCTCGCGGCCGGCAACCGGATCGCAGTGACGACCGCCGACGCGTGGATCCTCTTCGACACGAAGGGCGTTCGCATCGCAGGGCGCGAGCTCGAGTCTCCCTACGTCCGCATCGATCGCGCGAGCGGGGCGGTCGTCGCGGACGACGTGCGCGCGCCGGACCTCCCCGCCGACGCGAAGACCGCGGCGAAGAACGGCCTCGTCGTGCTCGTGAAGGACGGCGCGGTGGCGGTGGGCGAGCGCGCGATCGAGGGGAAGTTCGAGGCGTTCGACGTGGCGATCGACGAGAGCTCGGTCGCCTCCGTCGTCGTGAAGCAAGGCGAGGAGCTCTCGCTCTGGACGGTGCCGATCTCGTCCCGCGGCGCGATCGGCCGGCACAAGCTCGGCAAGGGCAAGCGGCCGATCGGTCCGCCCGTGCTCGGCAAGAACGTGCGCGTCGTCGTCTTCGACACCGGCGTCGTCGCGTACGCGCTCGACGGCAAGAAGCTCTGGGAGCGCAAGGGCGCGCCGAGCGGCGGCGTCTCGATCACGATCGACGATCAGGTCCTCGTCGCGGATCAGAACAAGGTCGTCGCGGTGGATCGGAAGGGCAAGGCGACGGAGCTGTGGTCCGCGCCCGACATCGTCCTCGCGACGCCGCCGATCATCAACGGCGAGGGGCTCCTCCTCGTCGCGAGCGCGGAGCTCCTCCACGCGATCAGCTTCACCTGACGCCGTGGCGGTCGCAGCGGAGGCGCCGTATCATCGCGCAGAGTGCTCTCGCCGAGCGACAACATCGAACGATACGAGCTGCTCGGCGAGCTGGCGACCGGGGGCATGGCGACCGTGTACCTCGGCCGGCAGCGCGGCGCGCTCGGCTTCTCGCGCACGGTCGCGATCAAGAGCATGCATCCGCAGCTCGCGAAGGACCCCGCCTTCCGCGCGATGTTCATCGACGAGGCGCACCTCACCGCCCGCATCCGCCACCCGAACGTCGTCCCCACGC from Labilithrix sp. encodes:
- a CDS encoding aromatic ring-hydroxylating dioxygenase subunit alpha; amino-acid sequence: MPSPLARSDVEAVLAPLERARPFPAQAFTDGAVFRFEESAIFGRAWLCAGREEEVALPGQWLRVTVAGEPVLVVRGPDLHLRAFFDVCRHRGASIVGRAACGRTLRFECPYHGWTYELDGRLASAPFTSGLANEAMRAVRVETWRGFVFVTLSDEAPALAEQMGATPPWLDALGPLRLGRRTAWTTRANWKLCVENFQESHHFPRVHRALEALTPTRDARTWLGGGRWLGGTMEIEDAETVSRTGRLEGRPLVGPRGRVHDAMLFPSLLTSLQPDYLLLYRLEPRAADETAITFDVWFHPAATDDAAIYELWDEINAEDRAICEDQQANASSRAFVPVCYASVEEGMHAFDRLVAEAHAR